One Halobacterium wangiae genomic window, AGTCGGTCGTGGAGGTCGCGGTCGGTCACGCTCCACGGGTCGTCGGAATCCATGTGAACGCCTTTCACCCGCGCACACTTAGACGTATCCACGAATCCGCCCGGACGTAACCACTCGTAGTTTCGGTCAGTCGGCCGGGTGGCTGGTTTCGGTCACGAGAGTACCCCCGGTACTCAGTCGTCGAGCGTCACCGCGGGGGCGCCGCCGATCGCGCTCCGCCAGAGCACCCAGATGCCGACGACGGTGGCGCTCATCGCGGCGAACCCCGTCGCGTACGTCGCCGTCGCGGCCACCAGTTCGCCGACGAGCCACGGGTAAGCGAGCGCGCCTGCGTTGCCGACGGCGAGCATCACGACCAGCGTCACCCCGGCGTCGTCCGCGAGGTTCGAGAACGCGAGCGCGAACAGCGGCCCGAACGGCACGCTGAACCCGAAGCCGGTGCCCGCGACGCCCACGACGAGCAGCGCCGGGACGCCGTAGTGGACGCCCGCGGCCATCCCCGCGAGGGCAGCGGCGAGACCGAGCAGCGACCAGCGGACGACCGCAGGCTCGCCCAGGCGGGCAGCCAGCAGGCCGCCGAGGGCGCGACCGACGACGGTGGTCGCCGCGAACGCGAGCAGCGTGGCGGTGGCAGGCACCCCCGCGACGCCCTCCAGGGCGTCGACGTACCAAGTCGTCGCCACGATGAGGAAGCCGAACGTCGCCATGTTGCCGAGGCCGAGCGCGAGCCCGACCCGGGAGCGGAGCGGCGCGAGGTAGGCGCGCACGGGGACGAGCGGTTCGCTCTGCCCCCTGTCGAGGAACGGTGCGCCGGCGGCACCGACAGCGACGACGACGGCGACGACGAGCATCGACGCCGGGACGCCGACTGCGTCGAACGTCGTCGGGGCGACGGCCAGCGCGACCGCCAGCCCCAGCGTGAACAGCGCGCCGAGCAGTCCCTGCGCGGTCGCCACGAGGTCCCCGGGCGTCCGCCGTCCGACGTGTTTCATCGCGCCGACGAACGCCGCACCCTGGCCGAGACCGAGCAGTCCGCGAGCTACGAGCGTGGTGCCGACGGTGCCGACGGAAGACAGTGCGACGGCGGCGGCGCCGGCGAGCAGGCCAACGGTCGCCACCAGTGCCGAGCGCCGCGTCCGCGTGAGGCGGTCTGCCGGCGCCACGACGACGAGCTGGCCGAGCAGGAACAGCGTCATCCCGAGGCCCGCGACGCCCGGGGCGACGCCCCGTTCGAGGAGTCGTGTGACCGCCGCGCCGTAGCTGCCGACGGCCAGCCCCATGCCGAAGAGACCGACGCCGAGCACTACCAGCGCCCGGTTCGGGAGGCCAGCGGGGAACACAGCCGCCAGCACGCGGCGCGACGAGTCGTCGTTCACGACTCCCGGTGGGTGGCCCCGGTTCAAAACAGTTCGTGCCGCGGCACGAACGTTCATCCCGCAGGGGCGCCGAATTCGGGTATGCCACTCGACTGGGACCTGCAGGAGGCAGTCTGGGAGGAGTTCGAACTGCTCGCGGAGGCCGACCGCGTGCCGACCGGGGAGAACCGCGTGGAGACGGAACTCGTCGAGAACTACCACGGCCGCGGGACCGCCCGCGACTTCGAGTTCGAGTCCGACGAGCCGGCGTCGATGGCCGGCGGGGAGAACCGCGGACCGCGGCCCCTCGAGTACTTCCTCGCCGGGTTCGCGTTCTGCCAGCAGGTCGTCCTGGCGAAACACGCCCTCGCGACGGGGGTCGAGGTGGACGACGTGCGCGTCGAAGTCGAGGGTGACGTCGACCCGCGCGGCGTCCTCGGCATCGGCGACGTCGACTCCGGGTTCGACGGTGGACTCCGGCAGGTCACGCGCGTCGAGAGCCCGGCGACCCCCCACGAGATCCGGGAACTCGTGGCGACCGCCGACGCGAACTGCCCGGCCAGCGCCTCGCTGTCGGTTCCGGTCGACCGCGAACTGTTCCTGAACGGCGAGCGGATCGACGGCTGAGCGCTCCCCGCCTCAGGGTTCGAGAATCGTCATCCCGTGGGTGTCGCCCGTCCGGAGCGCCTCGTGGACGTCGGGCACGTCGTCGAGGCCGACGGTCTGTGTGTACTCCGCGCTCACGCGGTCGTCGGCGAGCAGGCGGGCGGCCCGCACGACCTCGTCCTTCGTCGCGTAGCGGGAGCCGACGACGCTCGCCTCCTTCACGACGAACTCCTTCAGCAGCGGTGCGAACGAGCGCTCGTGGTGGGTCGTGAGCGTCACGACGTCGCCACCGAGCGCGAGTGCGTCCCAGGCGTCCCGGAGCGTGTCGACGTCGCCGACCGTGTCGACAGCGACGGTCGGGCCCTCGCCGTAGGGGGTCGCTGCGCGTGCGCGCTCGACGAAGTCGTCGCCGCGAGCGTCGATGGGTGTCACCGCGTCGCCGGTGACGCGGTCCACGTACGCGAGGCGGTCCTCGTGGACGTCGGCGGCGAGCACGTGCGCGCCGCGGCGGGCGGCGAGTTGCGAGAGGTGGACGCCGATGCGGCCCGCGGCGCCGACCACGAGCACCGTGTCGTCGTCACCGACGCCCGTTCGCTCGCAGACGTGCAGCGGCGTGGCGAGACCGTCGGCGGCCACCGCTCCCTCCGCGAACGTCGCGTCGTCGGGCAGCGGCAGGAGGTTCGACGCCGGAATCGTCGTCGACTCCGCGTACGCCCCGTCGCGCTGGACGCCGAACCAGCCGCCGAAGTTCGTACACTGGTTCGTGTCCCCGCGCCGGCACCGGTCGCAGCGCCCGCAGGTGAGGTAGAAGTACGCGAGCACGCGGTCACCGGTCTCGAATGCCGTGACCCCGG contains:
- a CDS encoding MFS transporter yields the protein MNDDSSRRVLAAVFPAGLPNRALVVLGVGLFGMGLAVGSYGAAVTRLLERGVAPGVAGLGMTLFLLGQLVVVAPADRLTRTRRSALVATVGLLAGAAAVALSSVGTVGTTLVARGLLGLGQGAAFVGAMKHVGRRTPGDLVATAQGLLGALFTLGLAVALAVAPTTFDAVGVPASMLVVAVVVAVGAAGAPFLDRGQSEPLVPVRAYLAPLRSRVGLALGLGNMATFGFLIVATTWYVDALEGVAGVPATATLLAFAATTVVGRALGGLLAARLGEPAVVRWSLLGLAAALAGMAAGVHYGVPALLVVGVAGTGFGFSVPFGPLFALAFSNLADDAGVTLVVMLAVGNAGALAYPWLVGELVAATATYATGFAAMSATVVGIWVLWRSAIGGAPAVTLDD
- a CDS encoding OsmC-related (seleno)protein; this encodes MPLDWDLQEAVWEEFELLAEADRVPTGENRVETELVENYHGRGTARDFEFESDEPASMAGGENRGPRPLEYFLAGFAFCQQVVLAKHALATGVEVDDVRVEVEGDVDPRGVLGIGDVDSGFDGGLRQVTRVESPATPHEIRELVATADANCPASASLSVPVDRELFLNGERIDG
- a CDS encoding alcohol dehydrogenase catalytic domain-containing protein encodes the protein MSTMNAVILDEWGGELDVRAVERPTPDAGEVLVDVRACGVTRTIENAVQGGLSDADDHVPRVPGHEFAGVVAETGPGVTAFETGDRVLAYFYLTCGRCDRCRRGDTNQCTNFGGWFGVQRDGAYAESTTIPASNLLPLPDDATFAEGAVAADGLATPLHVCERTGVGDDDTVLVVGAAGRIGVHLSQLAARRGAHVLAADVHEDRLAYVDRVTGDAVTPIDARGDDFVERARAATPYGEGPTVAVDTVGDVDTLRDAWDALALGGDVVTLTTHHERSFAPLLKEFVVKEASVVGSRYATKDEVVRAARLLADDRVSAEYTQTVGLDDVPDVHEALRTGDTHGMTILEP